aaaaaataaaataaatacctattcctagaataattttcttgtacataagttgaaaaaaattctacatTCGATTTaactttagttattttatcaaattcatgaaataattatgtatcttCTAGCTTATGTTCTAAGATTTGGCactaaaattgtaaacaaagaagattatttataattgtaaaaatgtaaattaaatataatctataccaTAGTGTCTTTAGAAATAGTTGAAGGTATAGGAAGTCTTGGAACAGAAGAGTGCCGTTTGTTAAATTCCTCCACACTTATGTCACCATTTATGCTTaaagttttactttttacctCGCCACTTAACAAACCTGCCCACTTTTGGTGATTTTTACTCCTTCCttcttttttcaatatttctctACTGCTGCTTTGGTTTGaagaatctaaaaattgtaatggtaattattattaataataataataaaaagtaaatgtctattaaatttacttaaatatattattttctatgataatttaaaacataattaacaatatatttaccaaAAGACTGCTCTGCTGAATGAATAATTGATGTTGAAATTACTTGTGATGAAACATTAGAACTACTGTTCATATCCAaagtattgtttttcattggtaaaaaatcattttctgttttttccACAGTAATTTCTTCCTTTACAGGCTGCACTTGTTGAGACACCTTACTAATCGGTGCTTTGCCTTGGAAGATAATTGTGCATTAGATATATGGCTGCGGACATCTTTAGAATTCCAAGGCAACGgtacattttcataaatggGTTCGGTGCATTTACCTAGaactattaaatgattaacttATTAGAAATTTTTCATCATGCTAATGAAGttaggaatttttaataaacaaattgtattttataaacgaaaatcattttcattaatttcaatatctaGTAAATATCACATATATAAAGTACGGTAGAGTGTCGATTATCCACATTAGCTGTGACCAAGGGGGGGATGcggataatttatttgtacagataatacattatttataaaaataaagttaaaaacaaatttaccgTGTGTAtaacgtacctataatatgatatataagccattgaagataataaaattattttgcatttcattatacacgataaaatgaacataaaaaataataaaactgaattaaattaaaccaaaaataaatttttacaaaaattttatgaggTGGTTAATTGACGGGCCGAATAATTGATGTTCGGTTAATCGATCTGATCCgctactataattttattagtaccATTATCattggaatttattatttaattaaaaactttgatGGTTAAAAATACAGCCTGACCCAAAAGTTCTTTATCACCCTAAGTGCGTACATGTGAaactatgatattaatttatttaaatgttgtttttcatCGGTAATCTATaggatgattcttttatcataaaatactcattatttcaaaaagtattcgtgtttttgaaaacatttttttccatacttccaagttgttaaaaaaccaacgatattattaaaaaaatatatttttaaatattttttatccttaatttttattaagtgttttacttttttaaatgacaacatagagttTTGATTTCTTATTCCAAAGTAGAAGAATTTCTGAATATTttggtacataaaaatcgaatttagggcgagtagtttatagtaaaaaataaatactaattttatgcCAAGGGTAGAAACTTACAGAGGTTAAAAAGAtttttgcataattttttataaaccattacctacattttttttataaaatattcaaattaagccccaatattactaatattctttaataaatattatttttaccagatattttttcataatatttttttttttggttcttCCTTCTTGTAAACggaaaacaatttgttttctgCAGCCATTATATACAGCAGTGTCAGAAAACATAATGTTAGCATGATTTacgatttcataaaatataagaaaatatttaccaataataattatgcgcTGTACTTTTGTTAACTGTTTACCTGGTTATTTATAGACAACGCgttcattgtttaaaatttccgTTATCGAATGGCCAGTGTAGGTGATGAGAGCCAGagtatttttactacaatataatatattattacgttttatataaGGGCAATATAGGGCAGGGGTCTTTAACCGGTTGTTCACGACCTATTTTTGGGTCGCGATAAgtcttctttttaaaataataaaatttataaaattatataaggtaaacaaatcattttttaattattaaatttagaaaattaataaataaaaatacagtttaaaaaattttgtattttattcagttttaataGTACTAATAGTACTGCAAAGCTGTAGATAATTATAGCTTTTTTACAAAGCTTACGTGGATCGCGAAAAATTTAGGCTTAAAAAAGGGGGTCACGAGTCCAAAACAGTTGAAGACCACTGATATAGGGCAATAATAGACTGTTCACGATAAATTAAGATGATTAAGtactacctatttaataatcaatgcaCAATAAaggaatattttaagtatacaaatattacaaaatgtttaatacataaaatatacaacgtTATAACATTACGCTaagtgatgataataattttgaaaattaattcccgtagttattattaaatataagctatgttaaagttgaaaataggattcaaaaaataattttatgtaaaattatgtacaataccGCTCGAATAATACTGAGGTAAAATGGAGATGGTACCTATCTGGGTATTGCTGTGCGTACATTCTTGTTTCTTCTCGTGCATTTCTGCTATATTTTCTatagagtaataataattgaattttttcatgattattcatttttattaaaaaaaaaaaactataactataaccTAACCAAAGAGATAGACTCAGCTATCTCGACCCTCACCACGTTAATAAAAAAGGCTGCCCTTGACTTATCAACTTCCTTGCCCACCAATCCCAACAAAAATTTCCTCCCTGAACACTTCTCAAAATTGCTTGTTGAAAAACGTCGAGCCAGAAACCGCTGGCACCATACTCACCTCCCCAGTGACAAAAGTCGCTATAACAACATTGCGTGCTCCCTTAAAAACCTACACATTCACAACACAGAAACGTaccaacaatatatatactccTTAACCAACTCAAACAATTGTACTTGGAAAGCTACTAAAagaattctaaataaaaaaaatcaataccaCCAATTAGATATCCTGTCAGATAAGCCCTTCTAAGTCCTAAGTCTTAACCCTTGCTAAGTAcagcttaaaaaaatcaaaccgGTTTGCCTCTCTTCTAGAAATAATATCACTCCTCACCCAGACGTAAATAACATCGATCACACATCCTATATTGAAAAATCTTTAACCAACTGCCATCCTATGTCCTTACCCACAAAACATACCTTCCCCAgcgaaattcaatttattatcaataaattatcaaacaataaatCACCAGGTCACGACTTAATaacaaatcaattaataaaacaattgccCAAGAAAGCCATTCTTCTCTTAACCTTAATCTTTAACTCAATTTTTCGTCTCTCTCACATTTCTCACTCATGGAAACACTccaaaattattctaattccaaaatcaaataaacctCCTGACCTACCTTCTTCATATCGACCTATCAGCCTTTTATCTTCTTTCTCAAAAATCCTAGAAAAGATTATACTAAAGCGATTAAACCCTATATTAACAAGCCAAAATATAATCCCCCACACTCAATTtggtttcaaaaataaacattcgtCACTCCATAAAGTCCACAGAATAATCGACATAATTTCACAAACTCTCGAAAATAAACAGTTTTGACCGCGTCTGGCACGAAGGCCTCCtgtataaaatacgatttttatcAGCCTCCCTGTTATGATGTGAAACATCTAATGGCGCGGTACGGTATAGTGAGACCTATCGTCAGCTCAATTCGCCGAAGCccggtaaaaaattaataataatttttaacattattacaaaaaaaaaattgttgatgttTCACATCTGCCAAGCGTCCCTCGACggctgtttttattttattttttaataaccggTCGTTCGTTGTTAATTGCTAGGACAAACTCTCACAAATCCACTACATAAAAGCATTGGTTCCCCAGGGAAGTATTCTAGCACCTACACtttacaacatatttatttccGACATTCCTCACTCCGAGAACACCACTCTTGCTACCTTCGCAGATGACACAGGCATAATCTCAACTAATGTTGACCTAGCATCTAATACATATCGTAATCTATAAACAAATTCTCCGCCCTTCAATGACTTACGAAATACAGCTATGGGGTACCTCCAAAAAATCCAACATTCAAAAATTCCAATCCTTCCAATCAATTTGTCTTTGCCTCCTTACCAACGCTCCCTGGTACGTCAGCAACCTCACACTTCACTCTGACCTCAAAATCCCAAACATAAATACCCTAGCCTCCcactactataaattatttcacaatTACACAGTCAACCACCCTAATCCACTCATTTCCAATCTCTTCTCCTCACTCTTCCTGATATCCCGCCACGTCGTCTAAAGCGAAATTGGCTCAAAGACCTCCtcaaccaataaaaaaaaaatgaataataaacgtCTAGAATTGAAGTAGTGTTGTTTGGTCGTTTGGACACCCTCTTCCATCAAGCCAtccagttttttaaattattaaccatattacttattgtatagtataatatagattgtatatattttttcttttaataaaaaaaaaaagatagacAATAACGAATAGAAAACGTCGAACTACTAAGAACGCAATAATGGCGGATTGACACATGACTGATAATGAGTcacataatatctaatataaaaatagatagataatgcaattttaataggtaggtttaggtaaataacaaaaagaaaaactattcataatattagtaataataattttgatgaaacaaatatacacacaattataaataaaataaatattcaaatatttacgaaTGTTACTTAGATTTGAGGCATGTTCTATTCAAATCTATACAACTAGAGACTttcgaataatttatacaataatttctataaatttaaatgtatattattagaaaaaaatagaaatttagaattttattttctgaagatgcgtgttttttttttaaaataaactatgtaatttctataattttataatagtgtgtaataataaaattaaataataattcatagatagtaaataatttattactaataataaatgtataaagtatcaaATGGTATTTAGAACGAAAAAATacgtaaactaaaaaaaattaatttaatacattttttttaaaatttatacttagCTCTAACTTTGCCAATTTCGGGTTTAGATTACacgttgattaaaatattaatgtctgTCGAAAAAGAGGTACTTCATAGTATACACAGATGACGTACCTAATCAATAAAGTAGCTAGTACCTacctttaaaacattaattaaagatttaatgtattaattaattattaatatatttgtgtaactAAATTTGAGagtatatttgttttcgtATATGGCCGGCATAAGTACAGATTTTTTTAGCCCGAATTTATATCCTAATCCGTCCCTGCACATAATGTTGACCCAGGAAACCAGGAGAgtactatttttgaaaatcggaAGTTTACAATTTACCACCGCCCTCTTCTCTACAATTAATAGTGCTAGAGAATAAAACCACTTACTATCAGTACCAGATCTAGGGAGGGGGCGATCATAGGCGCTAATCATAAAgaggtgaaaatttcaaattttaaactcatcatttttattttttttatagatatccAAATCCCAGTTAAGTATACAAATTTGCAAAAATTGTTCAAACTAAACTCTcctaaaaatgtatcttaGCTATGGTGTTAATCGCATATCTATGCATACTTGAGGAGTTAGGACAAAACATTTATCTAGGTACCTATTGGATGAAGATTTTGCTAGACataaaatggtatttttaattggttaaTATCAGTTAACCCTAAGCGTTCATATGCaagtaataactaaacattgtaatcataattatctatataagatgccattttaattcttatgtaaatgaatatttaatgaaaatgtaaGTTATGAAGGTACCAGCGAAATTAatgattgtacatttttaagactgaaataaaatgttaacaatattattatatttttttagcattttgaactatacaatatacttgaaatgtattgtagattattatattatttttacatattcaaagttagtttaagatttttttatcatacatttagtataattgagaaagtataaatatttatcagaaGTGTTATCGTATACATggcctaaaattatttataaataactgtaaaataaataattaccaatatatatatatatatatatatatttatcaaaactattttactaaaaatatctaattttttttatgtattaagaaTGTTTTTTATGAGCAActctttataattaaatatcttattcaccaacaatattcatattttaaattatatgatattattcattttgtattaactttataaacatttgtatgTTTGATATAtgattatcttaaaataataataatttttttttacaaatttattctaaatataattaattttttttttaataatatgtttacatatttatatacaatattaagatgttttattatgattattgtattaagatattaaaattcttcAGGTGATGTTAACAAGTATTAGATTATGGTAcagattttaagtattttcttCAGCATCAGTTTCAGGATAGTCAATGACTTTACGTGTTCTTTCTTTAATAACATTGTGTTGTCTTTGATATATTCTGAATACACCTTTTACTGCAATATATACAAGCCCTccctgaaataaaaatatgaacataattaatgaaaatttacattcatattcattaaaatttataaaatcttaaccaatattgttttttgtaagTATGAATATGAACTattgtcaaataataaatttccaaCAACGGTGGCAGTAGTTGGCAATAAAAGTGCTGCGCAAAGAGTAGTTGTTGGATTAACGACTGAATTGAATTGGACTGTACTAGTTGAACTATTAACAGGTTCACacctaaaaacaatacaaatatggtttataattattactataacacaataaatataagttaaatataaatggtttACAAAAATGAAGGCATAATGGTTCTTAATAAGGGTAGTTGTGAAGTAAATCTTTGTACAAATAACAGTAAGGTTTCTTCCCAATTGATAGTTTTGCATAAAATTAGACTGAGTGGTATTGATGGTAATACCAAGAGCAACATATATGAATCTGTATTCTCCATCATTGTTATAGCTTCTCTTTCACCCATTACCTAAAAAACCTTTAAGTatcacttttataaaataacatttattttctattagaaTAAACCTGCATCATGGTTATTGCTCCATATGAAGCTGCAGACCAATAAAGAGTACTGACGACAACACCAGCTGCCAAAAAAGGACATAGCTGATTAGCTGTTTTATCAAGTTTGTTTAACATGCGAACAAAGTaatctgtaaatattaataacaacataatatgaataaatcaattaaatataataaaaatatattttgataaatatgttttttttccaaatcatactaactactaagtatgaaaattaaaaaagttctgATGTATGATAGGTGTTGAGTATACCTTAATATAAAGTAAGTCACTGTACATGAATAAAGTTTGAATTCattgataaatcattaaataatatggaaaatgATTTTGAGCAGATGATTCTATGGTCTGTATTCTGTAATCCTacattactaaatatattttatgatataattaaattgatattaaagtaGTGTACCTATGTATTCTCTTTTATATCGTCAACACCTGACATACTGACATTTAACAACTAGCTATTGTGTACCGTTGtttatcatcaataaaaaatacatttttaaaaaaattaaaactgttattcttttttaaatcaaattttcttcaaacacaaaatttaaatgtctataaaaaagtgttaataaataatttatatttttttgatttcagtaaaaattactaatgaaGAACcttatattgcatttttataaaaatgaacattttatatatttttaaattttcatgatattgacagtttatcaaaatttgaacttaaaataatttcaactgAACATatgttttatcaatattgttaataacataaaaagaaaatattaaactaaagatTTTATGCTAATTTCAAGCATTTATgatcatttgtttttaaatcattaaaaaaaatttattattttatgcatgtttgtatatatttatacaatataaatatatatttagatggtaataaaaaatatatgaaaaaaatgatgatttGTACAGATACTAATATAGTTAAagaaagataatttatttttcacttaacaaaataaaactataaaacttcTTTAACttggaatttattttgtttaaataaagttttataatattttaatgctaaCTCTAAAAAACTTACTGACTTcatcatatacaataatatattgtgtatggcATTGAGGGCAATGAGCTTTAACACTAAGATTTTCTTTCAATTTTTCATCGACCCAACGTTGAACACAGTTCTGATGAacctaaaattacaattttatatgtatgaattaatagacatttgaaaatacattattatagtctGATTGAACAAatcataggtacataaaatattaattgccataaatgtatctatggtatataatatatagtatgttcAATGACTTTATAGAAGATGACAACCAGCATCCTTATTACTGTGACAGGAAGGAAACCTTGAATGACCCAACAATCATTTGACACTCGCCtacattcaattaattttttttaaatagtttcatTTCATTCTTCAATaaaactcatattataaattaattttcaatgtggttgatttattcaaattaattaaaataggataatttttaaattttgcatATGAAGTgaagtattgaaaaatagaaCTAATAGGTAGTGTTATAGggctattcaaattttaagctACAAGAGAAATCTGATAGGTAGAACTTTAGTCTTTAGAGGTATCGACTTAtaaccaaataataatgttttagtatGATAATCATGCTTATTATTGGGGGATCaagtattagttttaattctacatattgtctaaaaaatatagtggTCTGGGACAGAAGacattttagaataatgtttaataaaataatataaatctatttattttattttgcttttaaaatatggtatgTTTTTATGGAGGCAAAGTTAActgatttaattgattatattttattacatttatatttattagaaattactgaatatttaaacataatatctcAATACTAAAACTGTAGTATGTTtgactataacaatattatagtttacattAAAAGCACATACCCTGCATGATAACTATTTATGTACaagaatgaatataaataataaaatattataaaa
This sequence is a window from Rhopalosiphum maidis isolate BTI-1 chromosome 1, ASM367621v3, whole genome shotgun sequence. Protein-coding genes within it:
- the LOC113549280 gene encoding E3 ubiquitin-protein ligase MARCH5-like isoform X2, whose translation is MNFNNQLKSPKHCWVCFGTDEDDYESNRDWVSPCKCRGSTRWVHQNCVQRWVDEKLKENLSVKAHCPQCHTQYIIVYDEVNYFVRMLNKLDKTANQLCPFLAAGVVVSTLYWSAASYGAITMMQVMGEREAITMMENTDSYMLLLVLPSIPLSLILCKTINWEETLLLFVQRFTSQLPLLRTIMPSFLCEPVNSSTSTVQFNSVVNPTTTLCAALLLPTTATVVGNLLFDNSSYSYLQKTILGGLVYIAVKGVFRIYQRQHNVIKERTRKVIDYPETDAEENT
- the LOC113549280 gene encoding E3 ubiquitin-protein ligase MARCH5-like isoform X1 yields the protein MENANIGQRSSSYSQESSEPKHCWVCFGTDEDDYESNRDWVSPCKCRGSTRWVHQNCVQRWVDEKLKENLSVKAHCPQCHTQYIIVYDEVNYFVRMLNKLDKTANQLCPFLAAGVVVSTLYWSAASYGAITMMQVMGEREAITMMENTDSYMLLLVLPSIPLSLILCKTINWEETLLLFVQRFTSQLPLLRTIMPSFLCEPVNSSTSTVQFNSVVNPTTTLCAALLLPTTATVVGNLLFDNSSYSYLQKTILGGLVYIAVKGVFRIYQRQHNVIKERTRKVIDYPETDAEENT